In the genome of Candoia aspera isolate rCanAsp1 chromosome 1, rCanAsp1.hap2, whole genome shotgun sequence, one region contains:
- the PRR22 gene encoding proline-rich protein 22: MQQPKLFYPPHETYASRPLERPDGQPSRAFPAFVLPESLASVGAPSLYHPPSQDLCATPPAGFHMAPCGCFFDPRIYRIEWATANFVQPSVYKLSSGPGQQSSYLLDNQKYLKGPVQPLPYPPYQPVASNPPFAMPFFKPEGSPAKLTDHVGFVANLAHGPPFVEVPRLPGESLVHVEDHKLLAAVPGSSLKEQQRGQAGPYQPLDPGPGPGLAFRALASFPAEEADFKGGEAPVEIGEPALAPGAHPEDPAAACEGAGALGPCLSLEGIVPREPPLLEEPEEAFHLLDQVPLEDAMKLFDCSPANSDTEASLEELGQGGLGAPPGAESGREGCLSGEDSSSDIRSLNLPDELLSFDYSVPEILSAVTSLDYLYDVNAFGEEASWDSRPPSQPLPRRGSPPDAEERRKDAAAPAAKRGKAGAGKPEPAAGQRGGGETPEADPALPAV; encoded by the exons ATGCAGCAGCCGAAACTCTTCTACCCACCACACGAGACCTACGCCTCCCGGCCTTTAGAGCGACCCGACGGCCAGCCCAGCCGCGCCTTTCCGGCTTTTGTCCTCCCAGAAAGTCTTGCCTCTGTAG GGGCACCCAGTTTGTACCACCCGCCCAGTCAAGATCTTTGCGCAACGCCCCCCGCAG GCTTCCACATGGCGCCCTGCGGCTGCTTCTTTGACCCCAGAATCTACCGCATCGAGTGGGCCACGGCCAATTTTGTCCAGCCCTCGGTGTATAAACTCTCCAGCGGGCCCGGCCAGCAAAGCTCGTACCTTCTGGACAACCAGAAGTACCTCAAGGGGCCGGTCCAGCCGCTCCCCTACCCCCCCTACCAGCCCGTGGCCAGCAACCCCCCCTTTGCCATGCCCTTCTTCAAGCCTGAGGGGTCCCCTGCCAAGCTTACGGACCACGTCGGCTTTGTCGCCAACCTGGCCCACGGCCCTCCGTTCGTGGAGGTGCCCCGTCTCCCGGGTGAGAGCCTGGTGCACGTGGAAGACCACAAACTGCTTGCGGCGGTCCCAGGTTCGAGTCTGAAGGAGCAGCAGCGTGGCCAAGCGGGCCCTTACCAGCCTCTTGACCCCGGCCCTGGCCCTGGCCTGGCCTTCCGGGCCTTGGCGAGCTTCCCGGCAGAAGAGGCAGACTTTAAGGGCGGTGAGGCGCCGGTGGAGATCGGGGAGCCCGCTCTGGCCCCTGGCGCCCACCCCGAAGACCCGGCAGCGGCCTGCGAGGGGGCGGGGGCGCTGGGGCCTTGCCTGAGCCTGGAGGGCATCGTCCCCCGGGAGCCCCCCTTGCTGGAGGAGCCGGAGGAGGCCTTCCACCTGCTGGACCAGGTCCCCCTGGAGGATGCCATGAAGCTCTTCGACTGCTCGCCCGCCAACTCCGACACCGAGGCCTCCCTCGAGGAGCTGGGCCAGGGCGGCCTGGGCGCCCCTCCGGGGGCGGAGAGCGGGCGGGAGGGCTGCTTATCGGGCGAGGACTCGTCCAGCGACATCCGCTCCCTCAACCTCCCGGACGAGCTGCTCTCCTTCGACTACAGCGTCCCGGAGATCCTCAGCGCCGTGACCAGCCTGGATTACCTCTACGACGTGAACGCCTTCGGGGAGGAAGCCTCGTGGGACAGCCGGCCGCCCTCCCAGCCGCTCCCCAGGCGCGGCTCCCCTCCGGACgcggaggagaggaggaaggacGCCGCCGCCCCGGCCGCCAAGAGGGGCAAGGCCGGGGCCGGGAAGCCCGAGCCCGCAGCCGGGCAGCGGGGCGGCGGGGAAACTCCCGAGGCGGACCCTGCCCTGCCGGCCGTCTGA
- the RFX2 gene encoding DNA-binding protein RFX2 isoform X1 — translation MQASEEGSNPATPVALRTSASVQAPVVQPVPASQQRVLVQATSSMPKGVQMPQLTLPRAQQVQTVQHIYPAEVQYIEGGEAVYTNGTLRAAYAYNPEAQIYAPSSASAYFEPQGGSSQVSPGASSPTALPSHSMVGLALDSGGSSQIISSSGAYLIHGGMENTRHTLAHTSRSSPATLEMAIENLQKNEGITSHKSTLLNSHLQWLLDNYETAEGVSLPRSSLYSHYLRHCQEHKLDPVNAASFGKLIRSVFMGLRTRRLGTRGNSKYHYYGIRLKPESPLNRLQEDAQYMAMRQQPAHQKQRYRPSQKSEGAAEGGPISTPHTSPEESVAAQCQHHQQYINVTHVLPEFPVLNLENVLLQEGIEADDLQTLQLFYRQHCEANVEVVMSLQLPFLEKLWQSFWNSESLPGRTGAGPTGASSEEPYEAVIPQHKLIALCKCEPVVTWMRGCDHLLYQALVEILIPDVLRPVPGTLTQAIRNFAKSLEGWLISAMSEFPQPVVQSKVGVVSAFAQTLRRYTSLNHLAQAARAVLQNTSQINQMLSDLNRVDFANVQEQASWVCQCEEGLVQKLEQDFKLTLQQQSSLDQWASWLDDVVTQVLKPHEGGAGFPKAARQFLLKWSFYSSMVIRDLTLRSAVSFGSFHLIRLLYDEYMFYLVEHRVAEATGETPIAVMGELSDLTSMSPAVLEKDGFSHLGDEAEAEARCAGKPRVKREHSDPGPSLQQI, via the exons GTGCAAACAGTGCAGCACATCTACCCAGCTGAAGTCCAGTATATCGAGGGAGGAGAGGCCGTCTACACCAACGGGACTCT GCGCGCCGCCTACGCCTACAACCCCGAGGCCCAGATCTACGCCCCCAGCAGCGCCTCTGCCTACTTTGAGCCACAGGGGGGCAGCTCCCAGGTGAGCCCGGGGGCATCCTCTCCCACCGCCCTCCCCTCCCACAGCATGGTGGGCCTCGCCCTGGACAGCGGGGGCAGCAGCCAGATCATCTCCAGCTCGGGGGCCTATCTCATCCATGGCGGGATGGAGAACACCCGGCACACCTTGGCGCACACCTCCCGGTCCTCTCCTGCCACG CTCGAAATGGCCATTGAAAACCTCCAAAAAAATGAAGGCATAACATCGCACAAAAGCACCCTGCTGAACAGCCAT CTGCAGTGGCTGCTGGACAACTATGAAACAGCTGAAGGGGTCAGCCTGCCCCGCAGTTCCCTCTACAGCCACTACCTGCGTCACTGCCAGGAGCACAAGCTGGATCCAGTCAACGCAGCCTCTTTTGGGAAGCTGATCCGTTCGGTCTTCATGGGCCTGAGGACACGTCGGCTAGGCACCAG GGGGAACTCCAAGTACCATTACTACGGGATCCGCCTCAAGCCAGAGTCCCCCCTGAATCGCCTGCAGGAAGATGCTCAGTACATGGCCATGCGGCAGCAGCCAGCCCACCAGAAGCAAAG GTACAGACCTTCCCAGAAGTCAGAGGGTGCAGCTGAAGGGGGGCCCATCAGCACCCCACACACCAGCCCCGAAGAGTCCGTGGCTGCCCAGTGTCAGCACCACCAGCAGTACATCA ATGTCACCCACGTCCTTCCCGAATTCCCAGTCCTGAACCTGGAAAATGTCCTCCTGCAGGAGGGAATCGAGGCGGACGACCTCCAGACCCTTCAGCTCTTCTACCGACAGCACTGTGAG GCCAACGTCGAGGTCGTCATGAGCCTCCAGCTGCCGTTCCTCGAGAagctctggcagtccttctggaATTCCGAGTCCCTTCCCGGCCGAACGGGCGCCGGCCCCACCGGGGCCTCCAG CGAAGAGCCATACGAAGCCGTCATTCCGCAACACAAGCTGATCGCCCTGTGCAAATGCGAGCCCGTCGTGACGTGGATGCGGGGCTGCGACCACCTCCTATACCAAGCCCTCGTGGAGATTCTCATCCCGGATGTTCTCCGGCCTGTTCCCG GCACTTTGACCCAAGCCATCCGCAATTTTGCCAAGAGTTTGGAGGGCTGGCTGATCAGCGCCATGAGCGAGTTCCCCCAGCCTGTGGTCCAAAGCAAG gtGGGCGTGGTGAGCGCCTTTGCCCAGACCCTGCGCAGGTACACGTCGCTGAACCACTTGGCCCAGGCTGCGCGGGCCGTCCTCCAGAACACGTCCCAGATCAACCAAATGCTCAGCGACCTCAACCGTGTGGACTTCGCCAACGTCCAG GAGCAAGCCTCGTGGGTCTGCCAGTGCGAAGAGGGCCTGGTGCAAAAGCTGGAGCAGGATTTCAAGCTGACCCTGCAGCAGCAGAGCTCTTTGGACCAGTGGGCCAGCTGGCTGGACGACGTGGTCACCCAGGTCCTGAAGCCGCACGAGGGCGGGGCCGGCTTCCCCAAGGCAGCCCGGCAGTTCCTGCTGAAGTGGTCCTTCTACAG CTCCATGGTGATTCGGGACCTCACCTTGCGCAGCGCCGTCAGTTTTGGCTCCTTCCACCTGATCCGCCTTCTCTACGACGAATACATGTTCTACCTGGTGGAGCATCGGGTGGCTGAAGCCACAGGGGAGACGCCCATCGCCGTGATGGGAGAG CTCAGCGACCTCACGTCCATGTCTCCGGCTGTGCTTGAGAAAG ACGGCTTCAGCCACCTGGGGGacgaggcagaggcagaggcccGGTGTGCCGGCAAGCCCCGGGTGAAGCGCGAACACAGCGACCCCGGCCCGTCCTTGCAGCAGATCTAG
- the RFX2 gene encoding DNA-binding protein RFX2 isoform X2, protein MQASEEGSNPATPVALRTSASVQAPVVQPVPASQQRVLVQATSSMPKGVQMPQLTLPRAQQVQTVQHIYPAEVQYIEGGEAVYTNGTLRAAYAYNPEAQIYAPSSASAYFEPQGGSSQVSPGASSPTALPSHSMVGLALDSGGSSQIISSSGAYLIHGGMENTRHTLAHTSRSSPATLQWLLDNYETAEGVSLPRSSLYSHYLRHCQEHKLDPVNAASFGKLIRSVFMGLRTRRLGTRGNSKYHYYGIRLKPESPLNRLQEDAQYMAMRQQPAHQKQRYRPSQKSEGAAEGGPISTPHTSPEESVAAQCQHHQQYINVTHVLPEFPVLNLENVLLQEGIEADDLQTLQLFYRQHCEANVEVVMSLQLPFLEKLWQSFWNSESLPGRTGAGPTGASSEEPYEAVIPQHKLIALCKCEPVVTWMRGCDHLLYQALVEILIPDVLRPVPGTLTQAIRNFAKSLEGWLISAMSEFPQPVVQSKVGVVSAFAQTLRRYTSLNHLAQAARAVLQNTSQINQMLSDLNRVDFANVQEQASWVCQCEEGLVQKLEQDFKLTLQQQSSLDQWASWLDDVVTQVLKPHEGGAGFPKAARQFLLKWSFYSSMVIRDLTLRSAVSFGSFHLIRLLYDEYMFYLVEHRVAEATGETPIAVMGELSDLTSMSPAVLEKDGFSHLGDEAEAEARCAGKPRVKREHSDPGPSLQQI, encoded by the exons GTGCAAACAGTGCAGCACATCTACCCAGCTGAAGTCCAGTATATCGAGGGAGGAGAGGCCGTCTACACCAACGGGACTCT GCGCGCCGCCTACGCCTACAACCCCGAGGCCCAGATCTACGCCCCCAGCAGCGCCTCTGCCTACTTTGAGCCACAGGGGGGCAGCTCCCAGGTGAGCCCGGGGGCATCCTCTCCCACCGCCCTCCCCTCCCACAGCATGGTGGGCCTCGCCCTGGACAGCGGGGGCAGCAGCCAGATCATCTCCAGCTCGGGGGCCTATCTCATCCATGGCGGGATGGAGAACACCCGGCACACCTTGGCGCACACCTCCCGGTCCTCTCCTGCCACG CTGCAGTGGCTGCTGGACAACTATGAAACAGCTGAAGGGGTCAGCCTGCCCCGCAGTTCCCTCTACAGCCACTACCTGCGTCACTGCCAGGAGCACAAGCTGGATCCAGTCAACGCAGCCTCTTTTGGGAAGCTGATCCGTTCGGTCTTCATGGGCCTGAGGACACGTCGGCTAGGCACCAG GGGGAACTCCAAGTACCATTACTACGGGATCCGCCTCAAGCCAGAGTCCCCCCTGAATCGCCTGCAGGAAGATGCTCAGTACATGGCCATGCGGCAGCAGCCAGCCCACCAGAAGCAAAG GTACAGACCTTCCCAGAAGTCAGAGGGTGCAGCTGAAGGGGGGCCCATCAGCACCCCACACACCAGCCCCGAAGAGTCCGTGGCTGCCCAGTGTCAGCACCACCAGCAGTACATCA ATGTCACCCACGTCCTTCCCGAATTCCCAGTCCTGAACCTGGAAAATGTCCTCCTGCAGGAGGGAATCGAGGCGGACGACCTCCAGACCCTTCAGCTCTTCTACCGACAGCACTGTGAG GCCAACGTCGAGGTCGTCATGAGCCTCCAGCTGCCGTTCCTCGAGAagctctggcagtccttctggaATTCCGAGTCCCTTCCCGGCCGAACGGGCGCCGGCCCCACCGGGGCCTCCAG CGAAGAGCCATACGAAGCCGTCATTCCGCAACACAAGCTGATCGCCCTGTGCAAATGCGAGCCCGTCGTGACGTGGATGCGGGGCTGCGACCACCTCCTATACCAAGCCCTCGTGGAGATTCTCATCCCGGATGTTCTCCGGCCTGTTCCCG GCACTTTGACCCAAGCCATCCGCAATTTTGCCAAGAGTTTGGAGGGCTGGCTGATCAGCGCCATGAGCGAGTTCCCCCAGCCTGTGGTCCAAAGCAAG gtGGGCGTGGTGAGCGCCTTTGCCCAGACCCTGCGCAGGTACACGTCGCTGAACCACTTGGCCCAGGCTGCGCGGGCCGTCCTCCAGAACACGTCCCAGATCAACCAAATGCTCAGCGACCTCAACCGTGTGGACTTCGCCAACGTCCAG GAGCAAGCCTCGTGGGTCTGCCAGTGCGAAGAGGGCCTGGTGCAAAAGCTGGAGCAGGATTTCAAGCTGACCCTGCAGCAGCAGAGCTCTTTGGACCAGTGGGCCAGCTGGCTGGACGACGTGGTCACCCAGGTCCTGAAGCCGCACGAGGGCGGGGCCGGCTTCCCCAAGGCAGCCCGGCAGTTCCTGCTGAAGTGGTCCTTCTACAG CTCCATGGTGATTCGGGACCTCACCTTGCGCAGCGCCGTCAGTTTTGGCTCCTTCCACCTGATCCGCCTTCTCTACGACGAATACATGTTCTACCTGGTGGAGCATCGGGTGGCTGAAGCCACAGGGGAGACGCCCATCGCCGTGATGGGAGAG CTCAGCGACCTCACGTCCATGTCTCCGGCTGTGCTTGAGAAAG ACGGCTTCAGCCACCTGGGGGacgaggcagaggcagaggcccGGTGTGCCGGCAAGCCCCGGGTGAAGCGCGAACACAGCGACCCCGGCCCGTCCTTGCAGCAGATCTAG